CACCCTGGACCCAGAGATGTGTGGCCGCTACAAGCTGTCAGTGATGGtgaaggacatgggggggaaacCCAACGCTTTCTTCTCCACGGGCATCGTGACAGTGGAGGTGACGGGGAACACCTGGGCGTCACCGGACCCTGTTCGCCTCCAGGAGAACCTCCCTGGCCCCTACCCCATCCCCATCTCACAGGTAGAACCTCCCTGGCCCCTACCCCATCCCCATCTCACAGGTAGAACCTCCCTGGACCCTACCCCATCCCATCTCACAGGTAGAACCTCCCTGGGCCCTACCCCATCCCCATCTCACAGGTACCTCCCTGGCCCCTACCCCATCCCATCTCACAGGTATAACCTCCCTGGCCCCTACCCCATCCCCATCTCACAGGTACCTCCCTGGCCCCTACCCCATCCCCATCTCACAGGTAGAACCTCCCTGGCCCCTACCCCATCCCCATCTCACAGGTAGAACCTCCCTGGACCCTATCCCATCCCCATCTCACAGGTAGAACCTTCCTGGTCCCTACCCCATCCACATCTACAGGTAGAACCTCCCTGGCCCCTACCCCATCCCCATCTCACAGGTAGAACCTCCCTGGCCCCTACCCCATCCCCATCTCACAGGTACCTCCCTGGCCCCTACCCCATCCCATCTCACAGGTACCTCCCTGGCCCCTACCCCATCCACATCTCACAGGTACCTCCCTGGCCCCTACCCCATCCCATCTCACAGGTAGAACCTTCCTGGTCCCTACCCCATCCACATCTACAGGTAGAACCTCCCTGGCCCCTACCCCATCTCCATCTCACAGGTATAACCTCCCTGGCCCCTACCCCATCCACATCTCACAGGTAGAACCTTCCTGGTCCCTACCCCATCCACATCTACAGGTAGAACCTCCCTGGACCCTACCCCATCTCCAACTCACAGGTAGAACCTCCCCGGACCCTATCCCATTCCAATCTCACAGGTAGAAACTCCCTGGCCCCTACCCCATCTTACAGGTGACACACAGTGATGCTTTCAGGGATCACAGAGATATCTGTATATTCCTGCATACATTACATACTCAGGTGACCTTTGCCTCTAGTATAGAATAATGGAAAGGGGTCATCTGACAAATGTCAAACACTGTGAACTTTCATCCAATATTTTATTTGACTGTTCATTGTAAAATGTAATTATGTAATGGAATGGGTGAAGCAGGTATAATAAGGATACTGCAGTTGTGTTGTTGTCTTTTTAGTCCGCCCCCCTCCGTCCCCCCTGGGCTTTCCTAAGAGACCAAGGTGTGCATTATTAATGTCATTCATACCTCTAGGCTTTCCCCTGCCTGAGTCACTGCAGCCTGAGGTTCCGTTCCcgctgttggtgtgtgtgtgtctgtgtgtgtgtgtccataatgTTGACGATTGTTCAATCAAACCTCACACTTTGTTTCTGACTTAGCGGTTGTGATTGAATAGGGATCAGTCTCTGTGTGGGGCCAGTGTCTCTGTATCTGCACCTGGTCTCCTTTATAGTCTGACCTTTAGCTTGTTATTCAACATTTATAATATTAGCCACAGCCCAGTGCTTGCATCAGCACCAAATCACTAAAGCTGTGTAAATAACTGGAAACATCTGACATTATCAGAAAGAGGGAAACAGGACATTCTGTAACTGCTCAGTAGTATGGATCTTCTctgcatctctatcaacatttATTAGTCGGGAAAACAATAGTCTGTTTTCTATATATAGGTGCTTACAACAATGGAGCAATAGTCTGTTTTCTATATATAGATGCTTACAACAATGGAACATGGTCAGAAATGCAAACCCAAGACCTCAAGACAGTAACGCAAACTCGAGAACATAAAGTCATGATTTGCTGCGAATATGTGTATTTCTACATTTCAGTGTGGTCTGTGGGTGTCGCCACAGtaactcccctcctcctcctcctcttccccctctcctcctcctttcctcctctcactCACGCCAGTGCCATCCGCCCACTGAAAACGTGTGGACTCAAAACGTGGGCAGATTTGATCTTTTTCACATTTTCCATGCCAATTTACCatcataaaataaaatatatccgAATGTGGACAGGCAAAATCTCAAGCAAATCCTACTAATCTCTGCCGGAacataaatgtgtgtgtttgtgagagagatagagagagaatgtgCTAGAGGTTGTACTCCAGAGCTCTTCACAGCTCAGAGGCAGGGTCGGGGAGGTGGGCTGCTGACAGAAAAGCATGGCTCAGGTTTAAAGTATAAGATGACTCTCTTCTTGAGATTCTCAAACCCTCATAAAACTGtaagcttttttaaaatctgattgcaaaataataattatatatgccatttagcagacacttttatccactGTCATGCGTGCATATATTTTATGGATGGGTGGtcgcgggaatcaaacccactacgcTGGTGTTACAagcgtcatgctctaccaactgagccaagagctacaaaggaccacaaATCATCATGATGTATACTATTTTATACTGCGATGTAAAGATTATATCGGCTATTTCTTGTGTTTGTTTTGTGCATTTACTTAGTAGGAATCTGTTTGTCAACATGCTATTACTATAATACAATTATAGTTGTCGGGGCAGCACATAACACCACATCTGCATGTCCATGTAAAGGGTTAACAGTGTAGAATCCACCACTGGTTACCGTGCCTACATGATGGGAAAAGCCTCTCTCCACCCACTCTGCATTTACCACCATGTGTATGTAGGCGGTAGGACTCACAGCTGTGCTGTTACCAAGCAGATGGGGGGGTCATGTTGAAAGACTGAGTATGGCTGGGAGCCCTTTACTATCAGCAGCATGGAAAGTCACGTTTCTACTCAGTAAAATGTTGTGAGACACATAAAGCGTTATGCTGATGGGTTTTTCTTCTATTATGCATTTTTCTTTCTAAATATTTTCCTTCAGTCATTGATATTGATATAGGTGCACTTTGGTTGTTGATCACAAGAAGCATTGCTCCTCTTGGGTCGTTTTCGGTCTTTTTCCAAAATAACAATTAGACTAAATCAAGGCAGGAGAATTCCACATACTTCTTATACATGTAAGTCAGATTTGTGAAATAAAAtgtatctattagaaatacagtagTTGTGCACTTAAAGGGCAATTACCCCACTTTTCAACCttattttcattatctccagcacaataccagtgtctacaaATGTGAAAACGGCGCATTTCTACGTTTTGAAGAAAAATATACAAAGTTACAAAGTTCTAcccgatgacatcatcaaaagtgaaaacataaaaaaaattgtgATTTTCAAACACACTATGAGAATTTCTTTGTGACGTGaggagcaagaaaataccctccctctggctagaaactcgttgcaggttttgaaaatcactgATGTCACAGATACATTTTTAGGACCTTTCTtcttatctttttaaccacagatcatagaaacgcaCCGTTTTTCCCATATGTAGACACCggtatggtgctggagataatgaatatgaggttgaaaagtggcggcATTACCCTTTAAGACTGCTTATTCACAAGGTGACATAGAAGACAGAGCGTGCATCGCAAGCTGTTAAAAAAAGCacagaaagcaaaacattacatcaGCTACAGTGTACTCTACTCATATCCATTTTTAGAACAACCAAGTCATTAATCACATTGTTATATACTACATCTATTCAAAGCACTGAGGCCCTGAAATACCATGACACTCGGAGGACGGCAGTCGTGAGAAGAGGGGCTTGTGTATACACAGCCTCAGCGTTTGGGGAGCCAGCTCCAAAACAATGGAGTGGAGTGTGACAGTGTGTTGAGGAGATGCACATGCCCCCTGTGTCTCTGCCGGCGACCTCTCCTTCTTGGGCGCTGTTTCATGGGGTCCTCTGAGCCAATCATACAGCTCCCTGTCTGGCCCTGTGCTTTAAATCAGTGGAAGCTCCCCATCCAATATGTATGAGATTTTGCTTTGGCTGAGGTCTCTGACCCTCATCACTTCCTGTACATTGACTCAGCACTTTATCATTTAAACACCTCACAGGTTTTTACTAAAGGTCAGGGTTTCCCTCTCTAGTAAACAGCGGAATGGGGGGCTCAATCCTACAATCCCGCGGTGCAGAGAGAACGTTGAATTGACCATGTTCAGTTTATGAGCTGTTCTGTGCCTTCCCTGCTTCCCTATGCTGTGTCTAGGTGAAGTGGAGTGGAGGTCTGGTAGAGTATAGCCTGGAGGGGGAATTCCCAGAGATGCTGTTCACTGTCAGCAGAGAGGGAGTCATCTCTCTCAACGCCCCACTAGACAGAGAGACTCAGGACCAGGTGAGTGACCACACAGTTTTCATTAATATTGTATCGTACCTCCTGTCTTTACCATATAGTAAGGACGTGTTAGGGCTGTGAACGCATAGTCATGTCATGTGATGTACAACATTACACTGTAAGGACAGAGGAAAATTGGGGTAAACAAGAAAAGGAGCGTCATGATTCAAATCCCAACGTGTCTTTTTTCCTCCTCTGCAGTTTGCCAAGAAGCTAAGCTCCAAAGCTGTACAGGATTAGATAAACATCACTTTTTGGCACAGGTTGACTTTGGGGTCATTCTGCAGAGTAGCAAGCAACGTGTCTGGCCAGAGACCGTACTGCTCACTGGTCTGACACAAGGAGAAATCCGTCACTGTATTGGATGTGTTGTTTCTACAGAAAGCCCTCAGAGAGTCTATTCTGTCTGAACTATACCTATAGAACAGTAATTATAAAGCCAGATacaccccctcttccctccttctcctctctccctacctggCAGTGACTGTCACCTATCATGATGGAGTTGTCATGTTCCAGCATGCATCACACTGAGTCACAGCCTATCGATCCACCTCCtcacataacacaacacaacacgagTGAGGCAGTCCAGGTTCCCTGATTGAGATGGTTCCCCGCTGACTGACTGAGACTCATATGTCAGCGACATGTGACTCTTACAGCtgatggagggaagaggaaggagaggaggaaggggatgcATGCACATATGTACAGTACCTCTCGCTTGGTGTTGACAGAGTTGCGTCATCATCTCTGGATGTGTCAAAGAAGGCGCTATACAAGCAAAAGGCCTCAGTTCTGTGAGCTGAGTAGCAGTCCAGGAATCAATGGACACGCTGAGTGTTAGCACTGTCACTGCCTATCGTTAACCTAATGGCTTCATCTTCTAAAGACAGGTCGGAGTgaaaggggggaggggaggagcaaTCTGCACTCTAAAAAAGCAACAACTTATTtaattcacacacatacaccccacACACCTCCCACCCCCCATCTATTCTAAGAAAGCTCAATAAATAATGAATACAAAATTGTTGTGGCTTCATCTCAGACTGTGGTTCCAGTGTGTAATTGTGCCACGTTCAATACAGAACATGAAGATCTTTCCTGGCTGAGAGCTGGCGCTTTGTGTTAttccagtgtgtctgtctgtggtctcACTGTGTGTCCAGACAGGGAGATTTGATCTGGACACTTTGTAAAAGCACATGACCCCATGTGGCTCTGTCTGTTAGTTCCAGATCAGCATCGTGGTGGAGCGTCCGGACGGCAGGGAGATCGCCAAGCCTGTGGAGCTGAGGGTGATGGTGGGCGATGCCAACGACAACAGGCCCACGTTCCCTACTACACAGTACCACACCGTGGTCAAGGAGCTCGCCCCACGGGGTGAGGCACAACCCTCAGAACACTCATATAACACACTCCTACAGACAACTCCGGAACATACTGGATCACAAAGGCCTTTTGTTTACGCTTGAAACGAAAAACTCCGAAATAAAAAACCATGGAGAAATTCATCAGTACGCTCGAAATAGGATTCTGTGTTTCTCACTTGAGGGTTCAAAGAAAATGTGCTTTTTCCCACACACTAATCTGTGAGGACTTTGCTCTTTTCCCAGGGACGGAAATCCTCACAGTTCAAGCAGCCGACAACGATGATCCGAAAACAGATAACGTGAGGATCTTCTACCGGCTGGTTGGCCAGATCCCAGAGAGCCCTCGTGCCTTGTTCCGGGTGGACCGTGACTCTGGGGTCATCTCAGTGCAGGCAGACAACCTGGAGGGAGCCGCCCCACAGTACACACTGACCATCACTGCTGAGGACGCTAAAGGTGACCAACAGTACTGCATGGCAATGTGGTTCTGTGGTGttagggagaggggtgagggattACTTCCACAAAGATAATGTATACATAGTACAATGTAAAGATAATCCAGAGATACTCTATAGTAGTAACCTATTGTGATATGTAGACACGGGTGCAGTGGTAGTGTTAATGAGTTTTAGACTAGCAGATGCAACGTTGGAGGTTTTCCCTCTGCTTCCTTTGAGGAGAATATTGTTTAAATATGACACTACAGTGACTGATGATCATGATTAAGACTGAGGGCAGCAGTATGAAAGAGGCATGCCAAACTAAGTGACTCACTAATGGAGCCTATCTCTCTCTGATGATGATTTCATTTGCAGGCTTAAACAGCTCCTGTACTGTGGTTGTGACAGTGCAGGACGAAAACAACAACCCGCCCGTCTTCACTCCACACGAGGTACCTTTACACAGGCTGAAGAGGGGACTGACAGTGTGATTTGGGGTTTGGGGGATAGAAGTGATTCAGAGCACTCATTGCAAATCTCTCTCTTATTCAGTATATTAGATGTTTCTCTTCTGTTGGATGGCTGCTGTGTGAACTCTCCCTCCAGGTCACTGATTTGATTTCCCAGAGGGGAGCGAGATGGAGTGCTTTGAGGGGGATCCAAGCTTTAATCTCAGGCTTATACAAATGTAGGaccttcatttgagccagtttgctacagcaggaaagtaATCCTtcagcaacagaaaatgtgaattattatgtggattataattaatggacaatttttcataagggaaaatcaagtctgaaatttcaaagtggaaattacaaacttcagaagcatttttaaacctcaaatacactacacgttttacatttcctgcattgcaggaaagttctcctacaacagggtgatcaaattaatatcctacaACTTTAAAGATGGAACCATATTATTGTAGGGTTTTTTCTCATTGTGCTCCAAATGGACAATGTTCTCTGAGTTAATCTGAATAAGCCTCAGATGAGTCCTGTGAGAATCCTTTATTTATAGAATAGGCAAATCCACAGCGTCGCCATAAAAAAGCTCTAAATGATATCCCTCACACATACAGCCGTCGGAACATTTCACATCTTTATAGAAAAATCATCGCACTGAGCAATATTTACTATTACGTCTGAGCTGACTGGTTCAAAAAAGCAGTTCTAGATTAAATATGAAATACTTTGTTAAAAGGGAAAAATGCATCCCTTCTAGTACAGAAATGAACTGCGTTGTTCTGGAATTTGTCATTAAAAAGCCCTTAGAAGTGACTCATAAGAGATCTCATTAGCCGCACAGTGTCGTCATGTCCTCTGGTACGGGGGGAGTGTCCCTGTGCCTACCAATGAAAGGGACCTTAGTCTTAACATAAACACTATTTTTGATCTATGAGAGCATCTTTGGGGACAGTCAGTGTTTCCAGCGATCTTTTCCATAGTCGATCCTCATGAATAATGAAGTCCCCGCTGAGGTCACAATGAGACAACATTGGGTTAGCGCTGGCCTCAAGGTATGCAGTATACGGGCCAAAGATAGACCATTTTCTCACATACTGTTCCAGAATGGAAAACAGTCTACACCCACACCTCCTGAATAATGCAGGAGACAGGATAGTTGTGAAAGATGTGGGAGCAAATCGTCATCTTAAGATGGGGACATGTGACAATGAAGCACAAAGCTCTTGTTGTCCTCACTGGTGCTAGACTAAGTCAATGTAAACCCCAACTGTGCTTATTATGTTTAGATGCTCTCGGAGTGAGAGAAGGTACTGTTAAGATACAGGAGACATATTCATATTCTATTGTTATTCCAGAGTCATCCAGTTTGTTCTTCATTGGGTTCAAGCCATGCCAAAAGATTTACAGCCATTCTCATTTTGGATTCTCTATGCACCTCAACAATGCTGTCAATCATTTTTTGAGTCGATGCCAGCCCCAGGCTCATATTCTCTCACtctggcacacacacgcacacgtacacgcacacacacacacacacacactgaggtggAAAAAGCTCTTGAGTGGGTCACGCCAGAGTGCCCCTGCTTTTTCCAGCAACATGTGAACGGGTTTGTAGGGAGTTGGCAGGTGAGTGGTGAGACCCATGGTATCAGCGACCCTCTAGCCCGGGCAGGCAGATCAGAGACACAGCCGTTTCAGTGGAGGGCCACAGTGAGTGGCTGATTAAAGGACTCCCAAGCAGAGAGATAGGAGGTATGTGAATGAAGGTCAACAACACAGGGCCACAGGGGACATGCCTGCATACACACACCAGACCTAGGTCAAATACATAACCTAGATTATGTCAAATATGTTCAAATATTTGAAATGCACTTGATATAGTTAGCTAGTCAGCCTGGAACAACGGAACCAATGgagtagtcccaaaagtgcacaTTCCAAGCTAAATCAATCTAATACTAAATAATACACTTTTCAACTATTTcacaatcaatcacatttattttataaagctCTTTTCAACAGTTGCcgcaaagtgctttacagatacccagcctaaaaccccagagataattgttttattttttttaactaggcaagtcagttaagaacaaatttttatttacaatgacagcctacgcTGGGTCAATTGAGCaccggactcccaatcacggaccattgtgatacagcctggaatcaaaccagcgtctgtagtgacgcctctagcactgagatgcagtgccttagaccgttgcgccactcgggagtccaaaAGAAAGCTATGCAGATGTAGTAGCCCCTGCTTCATTATCTTTTTCTTCTCCCTGTCCTCATCCCCCCTCCTCGTTCCCTTTCTCCTctcacctttctctctcccttctccccttctctcttagTACGGCCCCTTCCACCTGGCAGAGGATGCTCCTTTGGGAGCCACGGTAACGGCGGTGTCAGCGTGGGATGctgatgagaggggaggagacagcTGGCAGGTGAATTACAGGCTGGAGTCTGGCAACGAGGAGGAGGTGTTCACGCTGGTCACAGACAAGCAGACCAATGAAGTTTCACTCATCCTCTCCAAGGTATGGCAATCGCCTTCATTCAacagtctctattctctcttgtTCATTCACAAATAAGACACAACCCAGAGAGCCCTAGACGTCGATGAATAGGATGCATTTTAACATGATCTTAACATGGTAATAATATCTTCATAGAAATATGCAATATTGACTCTAATAATTATGCATTTCGTTAAGTAACCATAAGGAAAAGATACATGCATATCGAATCTTGCTTTGTATATCACTTTCCATGTCTTTTCATACTCACACACACGGGTATTTCAATGACACGTGTCCCAAAAATAAGCCATGACAAAAATAATAGTTTATCCCCAAAATAATCTGAGCCCATCTCTGGGGTGTCTCTTTGGCTCTTCCCTGGTCTCCTGTAatcccctccaccctcccagCCCCACCCTGCCCCAGCTATCTCCCCTGGCCTGGACTGGAGGGCTTTGGAGACAAAGAGGGAGTGTTTGTCATTGTTTGTGTCCCCATTTTCTGGAAGCGGGGCAACTACGTTCTACCTCTCTATGGGAGTAGAGGAATGTTACCTATATTCCACAGAGGTAAACCAGGAGTTGTCTCCGGTATGGTCTAAACTAATACAGGACTGGAGCACATCCCCGTTGCATTGTGTCTGATGAACCCTGCCATACAGGAATGATATGCCGTATAGGGCTCggacataggcctactgtagctcatTTTGAAGCACCACATATGGTGTATATTTAGTGCAGCAGTTACAGGCTCAAAGCCAGCCAACGACCATCCTGCTGATAAAATAGCTTGTAAGTACATCAGAGCCTGCTCACTAATATGTGATCTTGTGGCGAGACTGAGTCAACCCAGAGGGTAATCCCGTTGTCTCAATAACAGCAGCTTGCACAAAGTCTAATTCATAATTACACAGTGCCGTTAGTCTGTagaaagtaattacagtttactCACCATATAAACCACATAGGCAAGGCACCGCTAACTAAAGACTAGCTAATCTGTCTCTCTGGTGCTGTGCAACAGTTGTTGCGAGAGCGTGAGGATAATGTCACAGAGAATATTCAGCTCCTGCTGTGCTGTAGGCGGATGTGTCTGAGGTTGTGTGTAGCGTGCTAATCCATGTGACCggatcaggaaaaactccaggccttTTACCAGACCCATGTCAAGCATGTGTTCTGTTGAAATGTCTCCTACATGCAGTACCTGCCGTCATGAATGGTGAATGAGAGAGGACGGCGTAAAAAAGTGTGTGGTCAATCGCCTTGAGCTGGGTGGCAGGTGCACATAGCTGATTCCATCCTTTTCAGGGGGAAGAATAGAGATTacagacgaacacacacacacataccgtacacacacacgcacacgaacacacacgcacacacacccacacgcaggACTAATGCTTTGATCTTATTATGATCTTGCGATGAAAGAGGGGATCACAAGTAATCGTCTCCTTCTTTTTAAACCCATTCAGCTGGAGACTCTCATGCTTCAAGTGTCCCCATTTAACCTAGTGGGCCGCCCTCCACACAGCAACTTAAGGCCAGCAACAGCAGCTGAGTGGTGGTTGGATTCTTCTGGTTGTTGCCTGATACAAACCTGCACTTCACTTCCAGTCAACACCATTAGTCACTCCAACACTGAACAACGTCTGTGTTTTCTCTCTAGCAACAGAGGTAGCTATTTGGGCCAGGCGACATGTTATTAGCAACAGCAATCGCTTCATTTCACCCGAATGTAGACAACACAGGGGATACAATCACAGGCTGTGAACTCACAGAGTAAGCATAGCAACGGCTGTCCACTAACGGGATTCTCTGTCACAGGCAGGATTCATGTCAGGTGACACGTGAATCAAATGGCCGTCCCTGTCATTCCAGTTTGTTTTACAATGGAAATAAAACTCCTCTCTGCCGGTAAATCAGCTTGTCTCACATGCAGGTGACGGTATTATAGAGGCCTTGTTTAGAGTCACTGTGCAGTGTTCTACAACCCTCTCCTTTCCAGTAGGATCAGCCTGTAAATCTGTGGAACATGTCGATTCCCAGCAGATATATACTGGCTCTTTCTGACCTCCTGTGTTTGCTCCATGAGCGTAATACAATCCCATGCCTCTGTTGGAGGGGGCGGTTGGTATGCTGCTCAGTCTAAATGAGCAGCCTGTGCGTCTCATGGAGTGCTGAAATGGCACATTCACAACACATTCACTGACTGCTTTTATGCTCTTTAGATAAAGTCTGCTATTTTCTGGGAAATGTTAGTAAATCCCTCCCATGATTATTATCCTGGTGTTCATTCTTGCCCTGTAGCACACTATGTTCCCATGTTTCACAGCTATTCGAACACTACATGTATGTAGTTGCATGCCCTTCCATATGAGCAGCATTTCTATGGCAACCTGTATGCATGCAGGTGCTGGACTTTGAGCGGGAGAGCGAGTACATCCTGGTCCTTAGTGCTCAAAACCCAGTGGCCCTGGTACGAGGGAGGTATGGCCCAGCGTCCACGGCAACCGTCTCCATCTATGTGGACGATATCAACGAGGGCCCCATCCTGTCCCAGAGCCACTACGAAGTCACCGTCAGAGAGGGGGAGGAGCCAGGACGGGTTATTGCCACTATTCGTGGATATGACCCAGACTCACACCCAATCAGGTGAAACATCGTTCATTGGAAATAATATACAAATAAACATGAATTCACAGTTTAAAGGCATGGATCATTGTGTTATCCCACCCCGTCTATACTTTGAAGGAATACGTACTAATGGTTTGGGTTTTGTTTTTGTCCAGATACTCGCTCAGAGGAGACACAAAGAGGTATTTCTCCATTGGGAAGTACTCAGGTGAGCTGAAGACCGTCCAGGCCTTGGACAGAGAGGAAAACAGCACCTACACCATGGAGGTCATGGCTGAAGATGGTCGTAAGATGGTTTTCTGAGAATAATGTCTACTTCTATAGCTTTCCAGACGAGGGTCCAGGGCAGCTTAGACCTCGGCCTTCTGTTTGTCCCAGGGGGTTTCAACTGTAATAAGGCAAGGCTAAAGCAATACTTGCATTGAGAATTCAAGACCACACAGTATTCACTGATAATGTAATAAGCAGGGAGTGAGTCATGCGAAGTGACAGCcagtgtgtagctagctagctggtgggTGTAGAGTGGGAAGTGAGGAGGGGGTGTATGTTGTATAGAAAACTCCAATCCAATCCTCCCCCACACTAGTTAAGCACGACTCAGAACAGAAGACAGACTTGCAGGGTCTGAGAGCTGCACACGGCACCTCTCCAATTACCCGCTGCCCTTATCCTTCGCATGCACTTATCACGTCTAGTGAAAAATCTATTCAAATGGGCCCATTACCCACAGAATGGGGGCTCTGACTCACATCTTGAATCCACACCTAtagaggttagagaggacagTGGTGTTAATTGGTGGAGGAGATAATGTATTATGTTGGTTGGATCAAAGTGTACAGCTATCAGAAAGATTTTAAAATAGGCTTTTAATGTCCCTCTGTTCTTGTCAAAGCCAGGCCAGCAGCACCCAATACGGTACAACACAAGGACTGTTGTTACCAATGATTCAATGGGTACTAATGTTTATTAAAACTGTACTGTTTGCCTCCCAGGGAACTCTTCTCTGTCAGCTTCAACACTGGTCACAGTCCATATCCTGGATGTGAATGACAACAGTCCTGTGTTGGTGGGAGACTACTCCTGGAAGTATCTGTGTACCCCTCGCTGGGAGGACCAGGCCTTGGTGCTGGCATCCCGGGACAGTGATGGTCCCCAGCACGGTGGCAGGCTCAACTTCTCCCTCCGCAGTGACGCCACCGTGCGCGGCAACTGGAAACTCACCCCCATCAATGGTCTGCCTCATCCTCCAGATAAACTATCTTCCGTTTTTTCACTAACACATTTGTATTTTCTCTTGACAAACAGAAAGATCAACACACGCTCAAACCAACCTCTTAGCCCATCAGATATTTTCGTAACCAATCCAGCAGTGGAAATTGTTGTGACTATTGCCATGACAATACTGTAGGTGTAGTCACTGTAGTAGCGACATGGTGACTCAACGCTATGGCTAGCACCATACTGTAGGAAGTAGGACCCAGGAAACATTAACCTCTCTGCAGGATCAATCCAGATCGAGGTGTTGGATTGGTTGAGTCATGTCTGTGtaagaaccactaccagacagctAAATTAAAGTACCAAATCAGACCACTTATTCTATTTGAGTCGTCACGGTGACGTTAGACCTGACACTCACTGTGGTTACCCGTGTATATGGTAACGTCATTGACGATCAAATGGTTTTCAAAATAGAAAGCGTGTACGTGCAATGACATTGGAAAGAGAACAATCCAGggtgttttgctacagtgtgatGAACGGTGAATAGGATGCAATTCAGGGATCCATTCAGACCACCTGTTGATCCACAGACACGTGTAGAGAGGATTGGAGTGAGTGGCACTGAGACACTGACTGGCAGTGGAAGTAAATTGCCCCCATCCTTTCTTCTGAGGCGCTCTGACTAGGCAATGT
This region of Salmo trutta chromosome 29, fSalTru1.1, whole genome shotgun sequence genomic DNA includes:
- the cdh16 gene encoding cadherin-16 encodes the protein MSIFIITLTLVVLQTPAQCSGANLKIGVPENYDGIFPWYLAKLPNLPATSTDVVVTGDDEGIFGVEAGFLYALKPLDREKQPSYSLQVSFSASVQSQSFMVEVCVIDKNDNVPVFIEESMRGSVQLGLLKGISFMQVGASDRDDRNTAHADLRFSLMDQTPRIPSSHMFFIDSVTGEVSLTEDGASTLDPEMCGRYKLSVMVKDMGGKPNAFFSTGIVTVEVTGNTWASPDPVRLQENLPGPYPIPISQVKWSGGLVEYSLEGEFPEMLFTVSREGVISLNAPLDRETQDQFQISIVVERPDGREIAKPVELRVMVGDANDNRPTFPTTQYHTVVKELAPRGTEILTVQAADNDDPKTDNVRIFYRLVGQIPESPRALFRVDRDSGVISVQADNLEGAAPQYTLTITAEDAKGLNSSCTVVVTVQDENNNPPVFTPHEYGPFHLAEDAPLGATVTAVSAWDADERGGDSWQVNYRLESGNEEEVFTLVTDKQTNEVSLILSKVLDFERESEYILVLSAQNPVALVRGRYGPASTATVSIYVDDINEGPILSQSHYEVTVREGEEPGRVIATIRGYDPDSHPIRYSLRGDTKRYFSIGKYSGELKTVQALDREENSTYTMEVMAEDGRNSSLSASTLVTVHILDVNDNSPVLVGDYSWKYLCTPRWEDQALVLASRDSDGPQHGGRLNFSLRSDATVRGNWKLTPINDTHTNLSLNIPYLSPEVYTVPFTISDSSSPPRSTFINLPVTVCPCNVRGNCRTAAKQLQGMPTVQSTVGILLGTLGVIGIILIVVFVRLSYQNPKPPSKTNQEREPLRISL